The following are from one region of the Quercus robur chromosome 1, dhQueRobu3.1, whole genome shotgun sequence genome:
- the LOC126712122 gene encoding uncharacterized protein LOC126712122, whose protein sequence is MTTLLGDTIFNIEKEEYWEACQHALKNPYEARTDDESDEGGEALSDDDEGSGSKDDNSGDSISDDSEDSDGGDDKSNDSDSEKSSKEDYDSQDNDNDKGEPPSSREDEDMRALNKDNFDDDVDYYDGDIEDDVEAKDGDRG, encoded by the coding sequence ATGACTACACTGTTGGGAGACACTATCTTCAACATAGAAAAGGAAGAATATTGGGAGGCTTGCCAACATGCATTAAAGAACCCATATGAAGCAAGAACGGATGATGAAAGTGATGAAGGGGGAGAagcccttagtgatgatgatgaaggtAGTGGTAGCAAAGATGACAATAGTGGCGATAGCATCAGTGATGATAGCGAAGACAGTGATGGTGGAGATGATAAGAGTAATGATAGTGATAGTGAAAAAAGTAGTAAGGAGGACTATGATAGCCAAGATAATGACAATGACAAGGGTGAACCCCCTAGTTCTAGAGAGGATGAAGATATGAGAGCCTTAAATAAAGACAATTTTGATGACGATGTGGACTACTATGATGGAGACATAGAGGATGATGTAGAAGCTAAGGATGGAGACAGAGGATGA